A stretch of the Corynebacterium maris DSM 45190 genome encodes the following:
- a CDS encoding LmeA family phospholipid-binding protein — protein sequence MNTSTAAADRTGPSRPRLRGLRAAGALVVVFLLLWAADSALASRAEASLSSDIEEVSDLRASPRVYLGGFPFAQVLLTGELPDASVDSLDVDVAGLGIANTRTELHQVSVSPQQALRGDIVGAPAEMLLRRVSLDGVAFGQLLHMTDLDISHPYDISPGGGVAAEAQLTGTPPGFDEQISGLVTLRLDGPEFHMEVVDVLTAPAGRVDDAEDALTLNFDTRRLPLGGQASAVSVGGGSISFESQRFNTVVAMSDLAAADDGESALSD from the coding sequence GTGAACACTTCCACGGCGGCAGCCGACCGCACCGGCCCCTCCCGCCCGCGGTTGCGGGGCCTGCGCGCGGCGGGCGCTCTCGTCGTCGTCTTTCTTCTGCTCTGGGCCGCAGACTCGGCGCTGGCCTCCCGCGCCGAGGCTTCCCTCTCTTCCGACATCGAGGAAGTCTCCGACCTCAGGGCCAGCCCGCGGGTCTACCTCGGCGGTTTCCCCTTCGCCCAAGTCCTGCTCACCGGGGAGCTCCCCGACGCCTCGGTGGATTCCCTCGACGTGGACGTCGCCGGGCTCGGCATCGCCAACACGCGCACCGAGCTCCATCAGGTCAGCGTCTCCCCGCAGCAGGCGCTGCGCGGCGACATCGTCGGCGCGCCGGCGGAGATGCTGCTGCGCCGGGTCTCCCTCGACGGGGTCGCCTTCGGCCAGCTGTTGCACATGACGGACCTGGACATCTCGCACCCCTACGACATTTCCCCCGGCGGCGGGGTGGCCGCCGAAGCCCAACTGACGGGCACCCCGCCCGGCTTCGACGAGCAGATCTCCGGGCTGGTCACCCTCCGTCTCGACGGGCCGGAATTCCACATGGAAGTCGTCGACGTCCTCACCGCCCCCGCCGGCAGAGTCGACGACGCCGAAGACGCCCTGACCTTGAACTTCGACACTCGACGCCTGCCCCTCGGCGGTCAGGCGTCGGCGGTGTCCGTGGGCGGCGGTTCCATTTCCTTCGAATCGCAGCGTTTCAACACCGTGGTCGCCATGAGCGATCTCGCCGCGGCCGACGACGGCGAATCCGCCCTCAGCGACTAG
- a CDS encoding aminodeoxychorismate lyase: MVSLVQPQPIIYVLEPFGGSARLHNPMLPHVFHDDAAVTRGDGVFEAILLLGGEPTNLDRHAARFASSAARLGLPAPYLGQWREVTAAAAQAWHAQHGEKHPAARCTWTYTRGRESTGVPSAWVTVGAEPREHARARAEGARALTGPRGYQVDTGDKAAPWLTTGAKTLNYAANMAALRHAKQNGFDDVIFVDTETGRVLEATTSTVIVVKKGRRLRTPRPGQDILSGTSQQALFEYAGQRGYKCKVKDLYVDDLLSAESVWLVSSVRRGVRVTAVNEVELPAPKNAAEIAALIDAALAD; this comes from the coding sequence ATGGTTTCTCTGGTTCAGCCTCAGCCGATCATCTACGTGCTCGAACCTTTCGGCGGTTCCGCACGTCTCCACAATCCGATGTTGCCGCACGTTTTCCACGACGACGCCGCCGTCACCCGCGGCGACGGCGTGTTCGAAGCGATTCTGCTGCTCGGGGGTGAGCCGACGAACCTTGACCGCCACGCCGCCCGCTTCGCGTCCTCTGCGGCGCGGCTGGGGCTGCCGGCCCCGTATCTGGGGCAGTGGCGCGAGGTCACTGCCGCGGCGGCGCAGGCCTGGCACGCGCAGCACGGGGAGAAGCACCCGGCGGCGCGGTGCACGTGGACCTACACCCGCGGGCGGGAATCCACCGGCGTGCCGTCGGCGTGGGTGACGGTGGGGGCGGAGCCGCGGGAGCATGCCCGTGCCCGGGCCGAGGGAGCGCGGGCGTTGACTGGGCCGCGCGGTTATCAGGTGGACACCGGAGACAAGGCGGCCCCGTGGCTGACGACCGGGGCGAAGACCCTCAACTACGCGGCGAACATGGCCGCGCTCCGGCATGCGAAGCAGAACGGCTTCGATGACGTGATCTTCGTCGACACGGAGACGGGCCGGGTCTTGGAGGCCACGACGTCGACGGTGATCGTCGTGAAGAAGGGGCGGCGTCTCCGGACGCCGAGGCCCGGCCAGGACATTTTGTCCGGCACCAGTCAGCAGGCGCTCTTCGAGTACGCCGGCCAACGGGGATACAAGTGCAAGGTCAAGGACCTCTACGTCGACGACTTGCTGTCGGCCGAATCTGTGTGGCTGGTCAGTTCCGTGCGCCGCGGGGTGCGGGTCACCGCAGTGAACGAGGTGGAGTTGCCGGCGCCGAAGAATGCGGCGGAGATCGCCGCACTCATCGACGCGGCGTTGGCTGACTAA
- the purF gene encoding amidophosphoribosyltransferase: protein MTTAPHIQSLTPVTGDLDDRDETKPREECGVFGVWAPGEDVARLTYFGLFALQHRGQEGAGIAVGEDGNVLVFKDTGLVSQVFDETTLRSLQGSVAIGHTRYSTAGNQSWHNVQPMFRTCPDGTDVAMGHNGNLVNYRQLHDEAVRRGLMSDDEHDGKPGGSSSDTAVMSALLAAEVADGASVLDAARRLLPRFEGAFCLTFTDGHTLYAARDPHGVRPLVLGKMDAGWVVASESCALDIVGAAFVREIEPGELVAIDEAGVHSEHYAEISHRGCVFEYVYLARPDSYIRERSVNAVRIDMGKRLAREFPADGDLVIPVPESGIPAAVGYARESGVPFGTGLVKNAYVGRTFIQPSQTLRQLGIRLKLNPLREVIEGKRLIVVDDSIVRGNTQRALIRMLHEAGAAEVHVRIASPPVKWPCFYGIDFASPGELIANNGDYSDEAGVIESIRTAIGADSLGFVSIEEMVEATEQRDEELCTACFSGTYPLGLPDDGPNADAVRKIQNNRAADQTGPSTELK, encoded by the coding sequence GTGACGACAGCTCCGCACATCCAGTCCCTGACCCCCGTGACCGGCGACCTCGATGACCGCGACGAGACCAAACCCCGCGAAGAGTGCGGCGTGTTCGGTGTCTGGGCGCCAGGCGAAGACGTGGCCCGGCTGACGTATTTCGGGTTATTCGCTCTCCAGCACCGCGGCCAGGAAGGCGCCGGCATCGCCGTCGGCGAGGACGGCAACGTGCTGGTCTTCAAAGACACCGGGCTGGTCTCCCAGGTGTTCGACGAGACGACGCTGCGTTCCCTGCAGGGCAGCGTGGCCATCGGCCACACCCGCTACTCGACGGCCGGCAACCAGTCCTGGCACAACGTGCAGCCGATGTTCCGCACCTGCCCGGACGGCACCGACGTGGCGATGGGCCACAACGGAAACCTCGTCAACTACCGGCAGCTGCACGACGAAGCCGTGCGGCGCGGCCTGATGTCCGACGACGAGCATGACGGGAAGCCCGGCGGATCGTCCTCGGACACCGCCGTGATGTCCGCCCTGCTGGCCGCCGAGGTCGCCGACGGCGCGAGCGTCCTGGACGCCGCCCGCCGCCTCCTGCCCCGGTTCGAGGGCGCCTTTTGCCTCACCTTCACCGACGGCCACACCCTCTACGCCGCCCGCGACCCGCACGGCGTGCGCCCGCTGGTGCTGGGCAAGATGGACGCCGGCTGGGTCGTGGCCTCCGAGTCCTGCGCCCTCGACATCGTCGGCGCCGCCTTCGTCCGCGAGATCGAGCCCGGTGAGCTCGTCGCCATCGACGAGGCCGGCGTGCACTCCGAGCACTACGCCGAGATCTCCCACCGGGGCTGCGTCTTCGAGTACGTCTACCTCGCCCGCCCGGACTCCTACATCCGCGAGCGCTCCGTCAACGCCGTGCGCATCGACATGGGCAAGCGGCTGGCCCGCGAATTCCCGGCCGACGGCGACCTGGTCATCCCCGTCCCGGAGTCCGGCATCCCCGCCGCAGTCGGCTACGCCCGGGAATCCGGCGTCCCGTTCGGCACCGGCCTGGTGAAAAACGCTTACGTGGGGCGCACCTTCATCCAGCCGTCGCAGACGCTGCGCCAGCTGGGCATCCGGTTGAAGCTCAACCCGCTGCGTGAAGTCATCGAGGGCAAGCGACTGATCGTCGTGGACGACTCGATCGTGCGCGGCAACACGCAGCGCGCCCTGATCCGCATGCTGCACGAGGCGGGCGCCGCCGAGGTGCACGTGCGCATCGCCTCCCCGCCGGTGAAGTGGCCGTGCTTCTACGGCATCGACTTCGCCAGCCCGGGTGAGCTGATCGCCAACAACGGCGACTACTCGGATGAGGCCGGGGTCATCGAATCGATCCGCACCGCGATCGGCGCGGACTCCCTGGGCTTCGTGTCCATCGAGGAGATGGTGGAGGCCACCGAACAGCGCGACGAGGAGTTGTGCACCGCCTGCTTCAGCGGCACTTACCCGCTGGGCCTGCCCGACGACGGCCCCAACGCAGATGCAGTCCGTAAGATCCAGAACAACCGGGCGGCCGACCAGACCGGCCCCAGCACCGAACTCAAGTAG
- the mshD gene encoding mycothiol synthase, with protein MKLTWTTLPDDAALAEQVAELASRAEGADGIAPLSEQFLLGLDDARLGHRHLLAVEDGQVLGAAALAGDEAEFLVDPQARRQGIGARLYAGLAEEVAELKAWAHGNTDGAQALAARREAQVTRRLLVMEVSGDALRDSVDFTPPTEMTVADLADSRRRWGADPVERAWLEVNNDAFSWHPEQGGWDLARLRRAMEVDWFDPRDVWFIWDTPAGEEPGQEPPALAGFHWTKWHDADTAEVYVVGLSGDYRGRGLGGPVVSMGLAHLAEGGAQRVILYVEDDNEAAVKRYRELGFTVAEEHVVYS; from the coding sequence CTGAAACTGACGTGGACCACCCTGCCGGACGATGCCGCCCTCGCCGAGCAGGTCGCCGAGCTGGCCTCCCGGGCGGAGGGCGCCGACGGCATCGCCCCGCTCTCGGAGCAATTCCTGCTCGGGCTTGACGACGCCCGTCTGGGCCACCGACACCTGCTCGCCGTCGAGGACGGGCAGGTCCTCGGGGCCGCGGCGCTGGCGGGGGACGAAGCGGAATTCTTGGTCGACCCGCAGGCGCGCCGCCAGGGCATCGGCGCCCGGCTCTACGCCGGGCTGGCCGAGGAGGTCGCCGAGTTGAAGGCCTGGGCGCACGGCAACACCGACGGCGCCCAGGCGCTGGCGGCCCGCCGGGAGGCGCAGGTCACCCGCCGGTTGCTGGTGATGGAGGTCAGCGGCGACGCCCTGCGTGACTCCGTGGACTTCACGCCGCCGACGGAGATGACGGTGGCCGACCTCGCTGACTCCCGCCGTCGGTGGGGCGCCGACCCGGTCGAGCGGGCGTGGCTGGAGGTCAACAACGACGCGTTCTCCTGGCACCCGGAGCAGGGCGGCTGGGATCTGGCGCGGCTGCGGCGGGCCATGGAGGTCGACTGGTTCGACCCGCGGGACGTGTGGTTTATCTGGGACACGCCCGCCGGGGAAGAGCCGGGCCAGGAACCGCCGGCATTGGCGGGTTTCCACTGGACGAAGTGGCATGACGCGGACACCGCTGAGGTGTACGTCGTCGGGCTGTCCGGCGACTACCGGGGGCGTGGACTGGGCGGGCCGGTGGTCAGCATGGGGCTGGCGCACCTGGCGGAGGGGGGCGCGCAGCGGGTGATCCTGTACGTCGAGGATGACAACGAGGCCGCGGTGAAGCGGTACCGGGAGCTCGGGTTCACCGTGGCGGAAGAGCACGTGGTGTATTCCTGA
- a CDS encoding FABP family protein produces MDPNETPQDTPADAAAAESQAPTPAQPADPDNLSGSDAVNLAAEQSKGTAHRNIGPAGPEPLPVDEDTANLRLGPNLHDALLALLPLVGVWRGEGQGRDADGSEFSFGQQLTFAHDGRDFLSFESRTWRLDDDGAATGADQREVGYWRISEKDEIQVTLTSSDGVIEILYGEPYNERAWQVESASTMVTETGPTGHGPGKRLYGLMPNNDLGWVDERVIDGELTPSRSAQLKRIAG; encoded by the coding sequence ATCGACCCGAACGAGACCCCGCAGGACACCCCCGCCGACGCGGCGGCCGCAGAGTCGCAGGCTCCCACCCCTGCCCAGCCCGCCGACCCGGACAACCTCTCCGGCTCCGACGCGGTCAACCTCGCCGCCGAGCAGTCCAAGGGCACCGCGCACCGCAACATCGGCCCCGCCGGCCCCGAGCCGCTGCCGGTCGACGAGGACACCGCCAACCTGCGCTTGGGCCCCAACCTGCATGACGCGTTGCTCGCCCTGTTGCCGCTGGTCGGCGTCTGGCGCGGCGAAGGCCAGGGCCGCGACGCCGACGGCAGCGAATTCTCTTTCGGCCAGCAGCTGACCTTCGCCCACGACGGCCGCGACTTCCTCTCCTTCGAGTCCCGCACGTGGCGCCTCGACGACGACGGCGCCGCGACGGGCGCCGACCAGCGCGAGGTCGGCTACTGGCGGATCTCCGAGAAAGACGAGATCCAGGTGACGCTGACCAGCTCGGACGGCGTCATCGAGATCCTCTACGGCGAGCCCTACAACGAGCGCGCCTGGCAGGTCGAATCGGCGTCGACGATGGTCACCGAAACCGGCCCCACCGGCCACGGCCCCGGCAAGCGCCTCTACGGCCTGATGCCGAACAACGACCTGGGCTGGGTCGACGAGCGGGTCATCGACGGCGAACTCACGCCCTCCCGCTCCGCCCAGCTCAAGCGCATCGCGGGTTAG
- the pstS gene encoding phosphate ABC transporter substrate-binding protein PstS: MIRNLKRSVAALGVVAAGSFALVACNDSGEGEDTTTTDTTTAETTAAEGTDSEDADSEASADGLSGQSGQLVGEGASSQQNAMDYFGQQYAEAVDGASLAYTASGSGSGRTNFIAGQSDFAGSDSPLAEEQVAEAAERCEGNDAWHLPLVIGPVAIAYNLEGVDEELNLSIPTVAQIFNGEITNWNDDAIAEENEGVELPDQDISVVYRSDESGTSDNFQIFLNTATPENWDTTGQQFPQEVGAGANGSNGVATEVSNTPGAITYVEWGFAEQQGLGVANLDFGSGPVELNAENVGVALDALEFETEGHDMVVSTDALFSQTQEGSYPLILTPYSIVCSAGYDEETSNMVKDFLTVSLDSQDDMLQSLGFIPVEGAHAERLQEAIDAIQ, encoded by the coding sequence GTGATTCGTAACCTTAAGCGTTCTGTCGCTGCGCTCGGCGTCGTCGCCGCCGGCTCCTTCGCTCTCGTCGCCTGCAACGATTCCGGTGAGGGTGAGGACACCACCACCACGGACACCACCACCGCTGAGACCACCGCCGCCGAGGGCACTGACTCGGAAGACGCTGATTCTGAGGCGTCCGCGGACGGCCTGTCCGGCCAGTCCGGCCAGCTCGTCGGCGAGGGCGCTTCCTCCCAGCAGAACGCCATGGACTACTTCGGCCAGCAGTACGCCGAGGCCGTCGACGGCGCGTCCTTGGCTTACACCGCTTCCGGCTCCGGTTCCGGCCGCACCAACTTCATCGCCGGCCAGTCCGACTTCGCCGGCTCTGACTCCCCGCTGGCTGAAGAACAGGTCGCCGAGGCCGCCGAGCGTTGCGAAGGCAACGACGCCTGGCACCTCCCGCTGGTCATCGGCCCGGTCGCCATCGCCTACAACCTCGAGGGCGTCGACGAAGAGCTGAACCTGTCGATCCCGACCGTCGCCCAGATTTTCAACGGCGAGATCACCAACTGGAACGATGACGCCATCGCCGAGGAGAACGAGGGCGTCGAGCTCCCGGACCAGGACATCAGCGTCGTCTACCGTTCGGACGAGTCCGGCACCTCCGACAACTTCCAGATCTTCCTGAACACTGCCACCCCGGAGAACTGGGACACCACCGGTCAGCAGTTCCCGCAGGAGGTCGGCGCCGGCGCCAACGGCTCCAACGGCGTGGCCACCGAGGTGTCCAACACCCCGGGCGCCATCACCTACGTCGAGTGGGGCTTCGCTGAGCAGCAGGGCCTGGGCGTGGCCAACCTGGACTTCGGCTCCGGCCCGGTCGAGCTCAACGCCGAGAACGTCGGCGTCGCCCTGGACGCCCTGGAGTTCGAGACCGAGGGTCACGACATGGTCGTCAGCACCGACGCCCTGTTCTCCCAGACCCAGGAAGGCTCCTACCCGCTGATCCTGACCCCGTACTCCATCGTCTGCTCCGCAGGTTACGATGAGGAGACGTCGAACATGGTCAAGGACTTCCTGACCGTCTCCCTGGATTCGCAGGACGACATGCTCCAGAGCCTGGGCTTCATCCCGGTCGAGGGAGCGCACGCCGAGCGTCTGCAGGAAGCGATCGACGCTATCCAGTAA
- the ygfZ gene encoding CAF17-like 4Fe-4S cluster assembly/insertion protein YgfZ: MSDTSTDVNPDRYLSPLLQRPGAAELQDDTAVDTAGVPWHYGDPLGEQRAIASTTVVVDRSHRVVLKVTGDDAATFLNTVLSQKLDDVEDGFAAGALDLDIQGRILHHADVVRVGETFYLDVPSDQADSFQDFLSKMIFWSAVELERTELGLLTLLGDAVEIPADLAAEAAFVRRVDWQGAARRDLALERGALNEGVDTLLAAGASLGGLMAYTAERVRALIPEKAADLDAKSIPHEVPEFIGRGERHGAVHLTKGCYRGQETVARVENLGRSPRLMVLLHLDGSAPTTPVAGDTLSFNGRTVGRLGTVVHDCDFGPIALGVVKRSALDAGELTITPADDAERAPVAASVDPDSIPTDEGDKAGREAIKRLRSGGEE, translated from the coding sequence GTGAGTGATACATCTACCGACGTCAATCCCGATCGTTACCTCTCCCCGCTCCTGCAGCGCCCCGGCGCCGCCGAGCTCCAGGACGACACGGCGGTGGACACCGCCGGAGTCCCCTGGCACTACGGCGACCCGCTGGGCGAACAACGCGCCATCGCCTCGACGACGGTCGTCGTCGACCGTTCCCACCGCGTCGTGCTCAAAGTCACCGGCGACGACGCCGCCACCTTCCTCAACACCGTGCTGAGCCAGAAGCTCGACGACGTCGAGGACGGCTTCGCCGCCGGCGCCCTGGACCTCGACATTCAGGGACGCATCCTCCACCACGCCGACGTGGTGCGCGTGGGCGAGACCTTTTACCTCGACGTCCCCTCCGACCAGGCGGACAGCTTCCAGGACTTCCTGAGCAAGATGATCTTCTGGTCCGCCGTCGAACTCGAACGCACCGAGCTCGGGCTCCTGACCTTGCTCGGCGACGCCGTCGAGATCCCCGCCGACCTCGCCGCCGAGGCCGCCTTCGTCCGCCGGGTGGACTGGCAGGGCGCCGCGCGCCGGGACCTGGCGTTGGAGCGCGGGGCGCTGAACGAGGGCGTCGACACGTTGCTCGCCGCCGGCGCCTCCCTCGGCGGGTTGATGGCCTATACCGCCGAACGCGTGCGCGCCCTGATCCCGGAGAAGGCCGCGGACCTCGACGCCAAATCCATCCCCCACGAGGTCCCGGAGTTCATCGGCCGCGGCGAGCGCCACGGCGCCGTCCACCTGACCAAGGGCTGCTACCGCGGGCAGGAGACCGTCGCCCGCGTGGAAAACCTCGGCCGCTCCCCACGTCTGATGGTTCTGCTGCACCTCGACGGCTCGGCCCCCACCACCCCGGTGGCCGGCGACACGCTCTCCTTCAACGGCCGCACCGTCGGCCGCCTGGGCACCGTGGTCCACGACTGCGACTTCGGGCCGATCGCCCTCGGGGTGGTCAAGCGCAGCGCCCTCGACGCGGGAGAGCTGACGATCACCCCCGCCGACGACGCCGAGCGCGCCCCCGTCGCGGCTTCCGTCGACCCCGATTCCATCCCCACCGACGAGGGCGATAAGGCTGGCCGGGAGGCCATTAAGCGGCTGCGTTCCGGCGGCGAAGAATAA
- the pstC gene encoding phosphate ABC transporter permease subunit PstC — translation MTNNDRPNSAFPAGDAEQHTEPIANSTATIGSSNQPEEPQAPATRIQSRGSGVKRPGDRVFEFFSTASATLITVLIIAIGLYLIAQSIPAITRNEGGLWGFFTYNGPWQTNNLDAMQFGIPNMFASTVLISVIALVIAMPIALGIAIFLSNYAPKRLVKPMGYLVDMLAAVPSIVFGLWGWQVLGPWLSDFYVWLHGWAGGFFLFETYMNSPSFATGRNILTGGVVLAIMILPIIAATAREVFVQTPPGQVEAALALGATRWEVVRMTVLPFGLSGYVSGSMLGLGRALGETMALYMVVSPSSEFRFSLFDGGSTFATAIANAAPEFNNPISAGAYIAAGLVLFLLTFIVNTIARAMVK, via the coding sequence ATGACTAACAACGATCGGCCCAATTCGGCGTTCCCCGCAGGGGACGCGGAACAGCACACCGAGCCCATCGCCAACAGCACCGCGACCATCGGGTCCTCCAACCAGCCGGAGGAACCCCAGGCCCCCGCCACCCGCATTCAGTCACGTGGCTCCGGCGTCAAGCGCCCGGGCGACCGCGTCTTCGAGTTTTTCTCGACGGCTTCCGCGACGCTGATCACCGTGCTGATCATCGCGATCGGCCTCTACCTCATTGCGCAGTCGATCCCGGCGATCACCCGTAACGAGGGCGGTCTCTGGGGATTCTTCACCTACAACGGCCCGTGGCAGACCAACAACCTCGACGCGATGCAGTTCGGTATCCCGAACATGTTCGCCTCGACGGTGCTGATCTCGGTCATCGCTTTGGTCATCGCCATGCCGATTGCGTTGGGCATCGCGATTTTCCTGTCGAACTACGCGCCGAAGCGCCTGGTCAAGCCGATGGGCTACCTGGTGGACATGCTCGCCGCAGTGCCGTCGATCGTGTTCGGGCTCTGGGGCTGGCAGGTGTTGGGCCCCTGGCTGTCGGACTTCTACGTCTGGCTGCACGGCTGGGCCGGCGGCTTCTTCCTCTTTGAGACGTACATGAACTCGCCGTCCTTCGCGACCGGCCGCAACATCCTCACCGGCGGCGTCGTGCTGGCGATCATGATCCTCCCGATCATCGCCGCCACCGCCCGCGAAGTGTTCGTCCAGACCCCTCCCGGCCAGGTCGAGGCCGCCCTGGCCCTCGGCGCGACCCGATGGGAAGTCGTCCGCATGACCGTGCTGCCGTTCGGCCTGTCCGGCTACGTCTCCGGCTCGATGCTCGGCCTGGGCCGCGCCCTGGGCGAGACCATGGCGCTGTACATGGTCGTCTCGCCGTCGTCGGAATTCCGGTTCTCGCTGTTCGACGGCGGCTCCACGTTCGCCACCGCCATCGCGAACGCCGCCCCCGAGTTCAACAACCCCATCAGTGCGGGCGCCTACATCGCGGCCGGCCTAGTGCTGTTCCTGTTGACCTTCATCGTCAACACCATCGCCCGCGCGATGGTCAAGTAA
- a CDS encoding DUF3073 domain-containing protein: MGRGRAKAKQTKVARQLKYSSPEMDLDRLQRELAGKPPARDWADEDDDYDVDDQYAAYADGYDDWDDEDDSSGSRR, encoded by the coding sequence ATGGGACGCGGTCGAGCAAAGGCAAAGCAGACCAAGGTTGCACGCCAGCTGAAGTACAGTTCTCCCGAGATGGACCTTGACAGGCTCCAGCGCGAGTTGGCCGGCAAGCCACCAGCACGTGATTGGGCTGACGAGGACGATGATTACGACGTCGACGACCAGTACGCAGCTTATGCGGACGGGTACGACGACTGGGACGACGAGGACGATTCCTCCGGTTCCCGCCGCTAG
- the purM gene encoding phosphoribosylformylglycinamidine cyclo-ligase: MTDQNTPDTTGASYAAAGVDIEAGDRAIDLLKGHAARASRPEVRGGLGGFAGLFALGEYKNPLLAAGSDGVGTKLAVAQAMDKHDTIGIDLVAMCVDDLVVCGAEPLFLQDYIAIGKVVPEKIAEIVSGIAEGCVQSGAALLGGETAEHPGVMEPDHYDVSATAVGVVEADELLGPDKVRPGDSIIAMASSGLHSNGYSLARHVLLERAGLPLDGYIEEFDRTLGEEMLEPTRIYAKDCLALAAECEVHTFCHVTGGGLAGNMARIVPEGLIAEMSRTTWTPAQIFRTIQSLGKVEQAEMEKTFNMGVGMVAVVSAADRDRALAMLTARHIDAWELGTVRAAEEGEADAERATLTGSHPNY; the protein is encoded by the coding sequence ATGACCGACCAGAACACCCCCGACACCACCGGTGCCTCCTACGCGGCGGCCGGCGTGGACATCGAAGCCGGCGACCGCGCCATCGACCTGCTCAAGGGGCACGCCGCCCGCGCCTCCCGCCCGGAGGTCCGCGGCGGTCTCGGCGGCTTCGCGGGGCTTTTCGCCCTGGGCGAGTACAAGAACCCGCTGCTGGCGGCCGGTTCCGACGGGGTGGGCACCAAGCTGGCCGTCGCCCAGGCCATGGACAAGCACGACACCATCGGCATCGACCTGGTGGCCATGTGCGTCGACGACCTCGTCGTCTGCGGCGCCGAGCCGCTGTTCCTGCAGGACTACATCGCCATCGGCAAGGTCGTTCCCGAGAAGATCGCCGAGATCGTCTCCGGCATCGCGGAGGGCTGCGTCCAGTCCGGCGCCGCCCTGCTCGGCGGCGAAACCGCCGAGCACCCCGGCGTGATGGAGCCGGACCACTACGACGTCTCGGCCACCGCCGTCGGCGTCGTGGAAGCCGACGAGCTGCTGGGCCCCGACAAGGTCCGCCCCGGTGACTCCATCATCGCCATGGCCTCCTCCGGCCTGCACTCCAACGGCTACTCCCTGGCGCGGCACGTCCTGCTCGAGCGCGCGGGTCTCCCGCTGGACGGCTACATCGAGGAATTCGACCGCACCCTCGGCGAAGAGATGCTGGAACCGACCCGCATCTACGCCAAGGATTGCCTGGCGCTCGCCGCCGAGTGCGAGGTCCATACCTTCTGCCACGTCACCGGCGGCGGCCTGGCGGGCAACATGGCCCGCATCGTGCCGGAAGGCCTCATCGCCGAGATGAGCCGCACCACCTGGACCCCGGCGCAGATCTTCCGCACCATCCAGAGCCTGGGCAAGGTGGAGCAGGCGGAAATGGAAAAGACTTTCAACATGGGCGTCGGCATGGTGGCCGTGGTGTCCGCGGCGGATCGGGATCGGGCGCTGGCGATGCTGACCGCGCGTCACATCGACGCCTGGGAGTTGGGCACGGTGCGCGCCGCCGAAGAGGGCGAGGCCGACGCCGAGCGCGCGACGCTGACCGGCAGCCACCCGAACTACTAG
- the pstA gene encoding phosphate ABC transporter permease PstA translates to MTTAVSDSSKTAGSDIFIDISPRRKFTNNVASVLVWATMLIALIPLVWVLWTVISRGLSPILTAEWWTTDQSTTLLSLPGGGALHAIIGTVVQTLIASLVSIPIGVFTAIYLVEYSYGSRLGKITTFMVDILSGVPSIVAALFVYAFWITSFGFNRSGFAVALSLILLMIPLVVRNTEEMLRVVPMDLREASYALGVPKWKTIYKIVLPTALSGIVTGIMLAIARVMGESAPVLVLVGSTNAINWNLFDGPQSSLPLMMLDMYKSGTAPATLDKLWGAALTLVLIIALLNIAARWIAAKYSVKK, encoded by the coding sequence ATGACTACCGCTGTATCCGACTCCTCGAAGACCGCCGGATCCGACATCTTCATCGATATCTCCCCGCGGCGTAAGTTCACCAACAACGTGGCCTCCGTCCTGGTGTGGGCCACGATGCTCATCGCGCTGATCCCGCTGGTCTGGGTGCTCTGGACCGTGATTTCCCGCGGCCTCAGCCCGATCCTCACCGCCGAGTGGTGGACGACCGACCAGTCCACGACGCTGCTGTCCCTGCCGGGCGGCGGCGCCCTGCACGCCATCATCGGCACCGTCGTGCAGACCCTGATCGCCTCCCTGGTGTCGATCCCGATCGGCGTCTTCACGGCGATCTACCTGGTGGAATACTCCTACGGATCCCGTCTGGGCAAGATCACCACCTTCATGGTGGACATCCTTTCCGGCGTCCCGTCCATCGTCGCCGCACTGTTCGTCTACGCGTTCTGGATCACCTCCTTCGGCTTCAACCGGTCCGGTTTCGCCGTCGCCCTGTCACTGATTCTGCTGATGATCCCGCTGGTGGTGCGCAACACCGAAGAAATGCTGCGCGTCGTGCCGATGGATCTGCGCGAAGCCTCCTACGCCCTCGGCGTGCCGAAGTGGAAGACGATCTACAAGATCGTCCTGCCGACGGCCCTCTCCGGCATCGTCACCGGCATCATGCTCGCCATCGCGCGTGTCATGGGCGAATCGGCCCCAGTGCTGGTTCTGGTGGGCTCCACCAACGCCATCAACTGGAACCTCTTCGACGGCCCGCAGTCTTCGCTGCCGCTGATGATGCTGGACATGTACAAGTCCGGCACCGCCCCGGCGACCCTGGACAAGCTGTGGGGCGCGGCCCTGACCCTGGTGCTCATCATCGCGCTGCTCAACATCGCCGCCCGCTGGATCGCCGCCAAGTACTCGGTCAAGAAGTAA